In Prunus dulcis chromosome 1, ALMONDv2, whole genome shotgun sequence, the following are encoded in one genomic region:
- the LOC117624721 gene encoding protein SLOW WALKER 1, translating to MAEPQISKTYPVKPKHKPKPRTPKQTTESKYWSSFKTKQIPDLISSITSLTFSPTTPHSFAAAHSASLTLYNPQNKFSPTATISSFRDVVSSASFRCDGLLIAASDLSGLVQVFDVKTRTPLRKLRSHTRPARFVKYPVADKLHLVSGGDDAIVKYWDVSGESPICDLLGHKDYVRCGDCSPVSADMFITGSYDHTVKLWDVRVKDSGSVMEVNHGKPVEDVIFLPSGGLIATAGGDSVKIWDLMGGGKMVYSMESHNKTVTSICVGKLGKDGGEEAQQYRILSVALDGYMKVFDYAKMKVTHSMRFPAPLMSVGFSPDCLTRVIGTSNGTIYAGRRKNKEDFEGGSDEELERPLSKYERRQKKLKALSSGDAGGLGPVEEPQVRVLKPTNFRYFHRGQGEKPSEGEYLVMRPRKVKLGEHDKLLKKFRHKEALVSVLGSKNPENAVAVMEELVARKKLLKCVSNLDTEELGLLLMFLQKHSTVPSYSGLLMGLTKKVLEMRAEDIRASDDLKGHIRNLKRSVEEEIRIQQSLQEIQGIISPLLRITGRR from the coding sequence ATGGCGGAACCCCAAATCTCCAAGACGTACCCTGTGAAACCCAAGCACAAACCTAAGCCGCGAACCCCAAAACAAACCACAGAATCCAAATACTGGTCCTCCTTCAAAACCAAGCAAATCCCAGACCTCATCTCCTCCATAACCTCCCTAACCTTCTCACCCACAACCCCACACTCATTCGCTGCGGCGCACTCGGCCTCTCTCACCCTCTACAATCCCCAAAACAAATTTTCACCCACCGCCACCATCTCTTCCTTCCGCGACGTCGTTTCCTCTGCCTCGTTCCGATGCGATGGTCTCCTCATCGCCGCCTCAGACCTCTCGGGCCTCGTCCAAGTATTCGACGTCAAAACCCGAACCCCACTTCGCAAGCTTCGTTCCCACACACGCCCAGCCCGTTTCGTCAAATACCCAGTTGCCGATAAGCTCCATTTGGTTTCCGGCGGCGACGACGCAATCGTTAAGTACTGGGACGTCTCCGGCGAGAGCCCAATTTGCGACTTGCTCGGCCACAAGGACTATGTGAGGTGCGGCGATTGCTCACCGGTTAGTGCGGACATGTTCATAACTGGGTCTTATGATCACACAGTGAAGCTTTGGGATGTAAGAGTTAAGGATTCTGGGTCAGTAATGGAAGTGAATCATGGCAAGCCGGTTGAGGACGTAATTTTCTTGCCATCCGGGGGATTAATTGCAACAGCTGGTGGCGATTCTGTGAAGATTTGGGATTTGATGGGAGGTGGAAAAATGGTGTATTCAATGGAGAGCCATAACAAGACTGTGACTTCGATTTGTGTTGGAAAACTTGGGAAGGATGGTGGGGAAGAAGCACAGCAGTACAGGATTTTGAGTGTGGCATTGGATGGTTATATGAAGGTGTTTGATTATGCCAAAATGAAAGTTACTCATTCCATGAGGTTCCCTGCTCCCCTCATGTCAGTAGGGTTTTCGCCGGAttgtttgaccagggttattGGGACTTCGAATGGGACAATATACGCTGGGAGGAGGAAGAACAAGGAAGATTTTGAGGGTGGCTCTGATGAGGAGCTAGAGAGGCCGCTTTCCAAGTATGAGAGGAGGCAAAAGAAGCTGAAGGCGTTAAGCTCTGGGGATGCTGGGGGATTGGGACCTGTGGAGGAACCACAGGTTCGGGTTTTGAAGCCTACTAATTTTCGGTATTTCCACAGAGGGCAAGGAGAGAAGCCATCCGAGGGGGAGTATTTGGTAATGAGACCAAGGAAAGTGAAATTAGGTGAGCATGACAAGCTGTTGAAGAAATTTAGGCACAAGGAAGCTCTAGTGTCTGTGTTGGGTAGTAAGAATCCGGAGAATGCTGTGGCTGTGATGGAGGAATTGGTAGCAAGGAAGAAATTGCTGAAATGTGTTTCAAATTTGGATACAGAGGAGCTCGGATTGTTGCTGATGTTTTTGCAGAAGCACTCGACCGTTCCTAGTTACTCAGGGTTGTTGATGGGGTTGACAAAGAAGGTTCTAGAGATGAGGGCTGAAGACATTAGAGCTTCTGACGATTTGAAGGGTCATATTAGAAACCTTAAAAGGTCTGTTGAGGAGGAAATACGAATACAACAATCATTGCAAGAGATACAGGGTATAATTTCTCCTTTGTTGAGGATCACgggaagaagatga